From one Humulus lupulus chromosome 8, drHumLupu1.1, whole genome shotgun sequence genomic stretch:
- the LOC133795873 gene encoding uncharacterized protein LOC133795873 yields MEIGKNCHCRPPRPVVERTAWTNKNPGRRFRTCNKYRIHGGCNFFEWIDPPMCHRAKVVIPGLLRKIGDLETEITSLSTTTDIGSHRQCSGSSNGFETQSHNLQNVGRESCESCAESRGRVNDGGRMHCYYFLNTMYFAVILLVVVIWATKSK; encoded by the exons ATGGAGATCGGAAAAAATTGCCATTGTCGACCACCAAGGCCAGTGGTAGAAAGAACGGCTTGGACAAACAAAAATCCTGGGCGAAGATTCAGAACATGCAACAAGTATCGG ATTCATGGTGGGTGTAATTTCTTTGAATGGATAGACCCTCCAATGTGCCATCGAGCAAAGGTGGTCATCCCTGGACTACTAAGAAAAATTGGTGACCTTGAAACTGAAATCACATCCCTAAGTACGACAACTGACATTGGAAGTCATCGACAATGCAGTGGTTCTTCAAATGGATTTGAGACACAATCTCACAACCTTCAAAATGTTGGAAGAGAAAGCTGTGAAAGTTGTGCTGAAAGCAGGGGTAGAGTAAATGATGGAGGTCGAATGCACTGTTACTACTTTTTGAATACTATGTATTTTGCTGTAATTCTATTGGTTGTGGTTATTTGGGCTACAAAATCAAAGTAG